In a single window of the Melanotaenia boesemani isolate fMelBoe1 chromosome 22, fMelBoe1.pri, whole genome shotgun sequence genome:
- the actr10 gene encoding actin-related protein 10: MPIFDGLGSGGEKTAIVIDLGAAYTKCGFAGETGPRFIIPSEIRKPGQQQAVKVVQYNINTEELYVILKEFIHILYFRHLLVNPRDRRVVIIESILCPSHFRETLTKVFFKQFEVPSVLFAPSHLMAIMTLGINSALVMDCGYTETLVLPVYECTAILPAWEALPLGGKAIHKELDGFLTEQCTVDTDTTTGQSIPAVIGTIPEETVEDIKVRTCFVSDLQRGFKIQEAKFNLDGTAERPDPPPDVDYPLDGEKILHIKGSIRDSVMEILFEQDNEEKSVASLMLDALVKCPIDTRKVLSENLVVIGGTAMLPGFLHRLLAEIRLLVEKPKYSNVLASKSFRIHAPPAKPNCTAWLGGAIFGALQDILGSRSVSRDYYNQTGRIPDWCCLSSPPPESLYEAGKTPPPMMKRAFSTEK; the protein is encoded by the exons ATGCCAATTTTTGATGGGTTGGGAAGTGGAGGAGAGAAGACTGCGATTGTCATTGACTTAGGAGCAGCATACACAAA ATGTGGCTTTGCAGGGGAAACGGGGCCCAGGTTCATAATTCCGAGCGAGATCCGGAAACCGGGACAGCAGCAG GCTGTCAAAGTGGTTCAGTACAACATCAACACAGAAGAGCTTTATGTCATCCTCAAAGAGTTTATCCACATACTGTACTTCAG ACACCTGCTGGTGAACCCTCGAGACAGAAGAGTGGTCATCATCGAGTCCATCCTCTGCCCGTCCCACTTCAGGGAGACCCTCACCAAGGTTTTCTTCAAACAGTTTGAG GTGCCCTCTGTGCTGTTTGCTCCAAGTCACCTTATGGCCATCATGACTCTGGGCATCAACTCTGCACTGGTGATGGACTGTGGATACACGGAGACACTGGTGTTGCCT GTTTATGAGTGCACTGCTATTCTTCCAGCCTGGGAGGCTTTGCCTCTGGGAGGGAAAGCCATCCATAA AGAACTAGATGGATTTCTTACAGAACAGTGCACTGTGGACACAGACACCACCACTGGACAGAGCATACCAGCTGTTATTG GGACTATACCAGAAGAAACTGTAGAAGATATCAAgg TCAGAACGTGTTTCGTCAGTGACCTGCAAAGAGGCTTCAAGATCCAGGAAGCCAAATTTAACCTGGATGGTACAGCAGAG CGTCCAGACCCTCCTCCAGATGTTGATTATCCTCTGGATGGGGAGAAGATCCTACATATTAAAGGATCGATCAG GGACTCTGTGATGGAGATCCTGTTTGAACAAGACAATGAAGAGAAGAGTGTGGCCTCTCTGATGCTCGACGCTTTGGTCAAG tgccCCATTGACACACGTAAAGTGCTCTCTGAAAACCTGGTGGTGATCGGAGGCACGGCCATGCTGCCTGGCTTCCTGCACCGTCTGCTGGCAGAGATACGCCTCCTGGTGGAAAAACCCAAGTACAGCAACGTGCTGGCCAGCAAGAGTTTCCGCATTCACGCTCCACCTGCCAAGCCCAATTGCACCGCGTGGCTCGGAG GAGCCATCTTTGGGGCCCTTCAGGACATCCTCGGCAGCAGGTCGGTGTCACGCGACTACTACAACCAGACAGGCCGGATCCCAGACTGGTGCTGCTTGAGCTCGCCTCCTCCTGAGTCTTTGTATGAAGCAGGAAAAACCCCTCCTCCAATGATGAAGAGGGCATTTTCCACTGAGAAGTAG
- the LOC121633731 gene encoding uncharacterized protein LOC121633731 isoform X2: MPMSWMLRHLFLAWTCLYVCGAPVLLPNFNRTQDSSVTTPGSTHNTDIESVPPDKEHVIGFLVNVGAGGGTGPHGGPEGTDSVTHTENEDSLDGRYGLNESGGEAWSQRSKVKKTESTSEMRDPENEDISVDYEPLSPTGGKEQLDVDMSTSKWTAERLLASTTSPLQLDASYNQNSRPSEMDRTKSQIFYSIQDEIQEKSLQSSTEPPNPYTSLWTQKLTSDSAIPPFMFLTSRTSTPLTIWGHNVATKSSLTDPVLPEIGPNSMPRDDGLESLWTEATKPAEDTAVPLSQDEATDATMSSEALPLIFEPFEDVTVDGAAAAHVPGSPQPPGAMVTRGLSLSEVDLDQLVTVETDSDGPSRDPSVLLPDWTSPWQTSGAELLEPVIASGPSVSQRQAETQKDVVRTSSFRENMPSTGPSLSSLQYAMTTVTMATHQLPHKSRFGLEEMESEEEADEDEDDENSEESLEEESEEDLTGAPKTCSTQPTYSLIPPPPVWVQRNQGLMRSWVELIREKAGYVSGMLAPVGIGITGALLIVGALYSIRMLHRKRRNSFKHQRRKVRQPEQPREPGTSRQDQAMLLADSSEDEF, translated from the exons ATGCCGATGTCCTGGATGCTCCGCCACCTCTTCCTGGCTTGGACCTGTCTCTATGTCTGTGGAGCTCCTGTTCTTCTGCCAAACTTCAATCGCACGCAAGACAGCTCAGTAACAACTCCTGGgtcaacacacaacacagacatAGAGTCTGTACCCCCAGATAAGGAGCATGTTATTGGCTTCTTAGTGAATGTAGGTGCAGGAGGAGGGACTGGCCCACATGGAGGACCTGAGGGGACAGATTCAGTGACGCACACAGAAAATGAGGACAGCCTTGATGGAAGATATGGACTGAACGAGTCGGGTGGAGAGGCATGGAGCCAAAGGAGCAAGGTTAAGAAGACTGAGAGCACGTCTGAGATGAGAGATCCAGAAAATGAGGACATATCAGTTGACTACGAGCCTTTAAGTCCTACAGGTGGAAAAGAACAGCTGGACGTTGATATGAGTACCTCTAAATGGACAGCAGAGAGATTACTGGCCTCCACTACATCACCACTACAGCTGGATGCATCATATAACCAAAACAGCAGACCAAGTGAAATGGACAGGACCAAATCACAGATTTTTTATTCCATCCAGGATGAAATCCAAGAAAAAAGCTTGCAATCTTCCACAGAGCCTCCAAATCCCTACACTTCCCTCTGGACCCAGAAACTGACCTCGGACAGTGCCATCCCTCCCTTTATGTTTCTCACCTCTCGGACCTCCACACCTTTGACAATTTGGGGCCACAATGTAGCCACTAAATCATCTCTTACAGATCCTGTTTTACCTGAAATTGGTCCAAACTCGATGCCTAGAGATGATGGCTTGGAAAGCCTTTGGACAGAAGCAACAAAGCCTGCTGAAG ACACAGCAGTCCCGCTGTCTCAAGACGAAGCTACAGACGCCACCATGTCATCAGAGGCTCTCCCTCTCATCTTTGAGCCTTTTGAGGATGTCACAGTAGACGGGGCAGCAGCCGCCCATGTGCCAGGCAGCCCTCAGCCTCCTGGTGCCATGGTGACTAGAGGGCTGTCTCTATCAGAGGTGGATCTTGACCAGCTGGTCACAGTGGAGACTGACAGCGATGGTCCCTCACGCGACCCATCCGTCCTTCTGCCAGACTGGACGTCACCTTGGCAGACATCTGGCGCAGAGCTTCTGGAGCCAGTCATCGCCTCAGGTCCGTCTGTTTCACAGCGGCAAGCCGAAACACAGAAAG ATGTTGTGAGGACCTCAAGCTTTAGAGAGAACATGCCCTCAACTGGGCCCTCCCTATCATCCCTCCAGTATGCTATGACAACAGTAACCATGGCAACTCATCAGCTTCCACACAAATCCAGATTTGGGTTGGAGGAGATGGAGTCTGAGG AGGAGGCAGacgaggatgaggatgatgagaaCTCTGAGGAATCATTGGAGGAAGAGAGTGAGGAAGACCTAACAGGAGCACCTAAAACATGCTCAACACAGCCAACGTATAGTCTAATCCCTCCACCTCCTGTCTGGGTTCAACGCAACCAGGGACTGA TGCGTAGCTGGGTAGAGCTGATCAGAGAAAAG GCTGGCTATGTGTCTGGGATGTTGGCCCCTGTAGGTATCGGCATCACAGGGGCCCTGCTGATTGTTGGCGCCCTCTACAGCATCAGGATGCTTCATCGCAAAAGGAGAAACAGCTTCAAACACCAGAGAAGGAAAGTCAGACAGCCGGAG CAACCTCGTGAGCCCGGCACCAGCCGCCAAGATCAAGCCATGCTCCTGGCTGACAGCTCAGAGGATGAATTCTGA
- the LOC121633731 gene encoding uncharacterized protein LOC121633731 isoform X3 codes for MPMSWMLRHLFLAWTCLYVCGAPVLLPNFNRTQDSSVTTPGSTHNTDIESVPPDKEHVIGFLVNVGAGGGTGPHGGPEGTDSVTHTENEDSLDGRYGLNESGGEAWSQRSKVKKTESTSEMRDPENEDISVDYEPLSPTGGKEQLDVDMSTSKWTAERLLASTTSPLQLDASYNQNSRPSEMDRTKSQIFYSIQDEIQEKSLQSSTEPPNPYTSLWTQKLTSDSAIPPFMFLTSRTSTPLTIWGHNVATKSSLTDPVLPEIGPNSMPRDDGLESLWTEATKPAEADTAVPLSQDEATDATMSSEALPLIFEPFEDVTVDGAAAAHVPGSPQPPGAMVTRGLSLSEVDLDQLVTVETDSDGPSRDPSVLLPDWTSPWQTSGAELLEPVIASDVVRTSSFRENMPSTGPSLSSLQYAMTTVTMATHQLPHKSRFGLEEMESEEEADEDEDDENSEESLEEESEEDLTGAPKTCSTQPTYSLIPPPPVWVQRNQGLMRSWVELIREKAGYVSGMLAPVGIGITGALLIVGALYSIRMLHRKRRNSFKHQRRKVRQPEQPREPGTSRQDQAMLLADSSEDEF; via the exons ATGCCGATGTCCTGGATGCTCCGCCACCTCTTCCTGGCTTGGACCTGTCTCTATGTCTGTGGAGCTCCTGTTCTTCTGCCAAACTTCAATCGCACGCAAGACAGCTCAGTAACAACTCCTGGgtcaacacacaacacagacatAGAGTCTGTACCCCCAGATAAGGAGCATGTTATTGGCTTCTTAGTGAATGTAGGTGCAGGAGGAGGGACTGGCCCACATGGAGGACCTGAGGGGACAGATTCAGTGACGCACACAGAAAATGAGGACAGCCTTGATGGAAGATATGGACTGAACGAGTCGGGTGGAGAGGCATGGAGCCAAAGGAGCAAGGTTAAGAAGACTGAGAGCACGTCTGAGATGAGAGATCCAGAAAATGAGGACATATCAGTTGACTACGAGCCTTTAAGTCCTACAGGTGGAAAAGAACAGCTGGACGTTGATATGAGTACCTCTAAATGGACAGCAGAGAGATTACTGGCCTCCACTACATCACCACTACAGCTGGATGCATCATATAACCAAAACAGCAGACCAAGTGAAATGGACAGGACCAAATCACAGATTTTTTATTCCATCCAGGATGAAATCCAAGAAAAAAGCTTGCAATCTTCCACAGAGCCTCCAAATCCCTACACTTCCCTCTGGACCCAGAAACTGACCTCGGACAGTGCCATCCCTCCCTTTATGTTTCTCACCTCTCGGACCTCCACACCTTTGACAATTTGGGGCCACAATGTAGCCACTAAATCATCTCTTACAGATCCTGTTTTACCTGAAATTGGTCCAAACTCGATGCCTAGAGATGATGGCTTGGAAAGCCTTTGGACAGAAGCAACAAAGCCTGCTGAAG CAGACACAGCAGTCCCGCTGTCTCAAGACGAAGCTACAGACGCCACCATGTCATCAGAGGCTCTCCCTCTCATCTTTGAGCCTTTTGAGGATGTCACAGTAGACGGGGCAGCAGCCGCCCATGTGCCAGGCAGCCCTCAGCCTCCTGGTGCCATGGTGACTAGAGGGCTGTCTCTATCAGAGGTGGATCTTGACCAGCTGGTCACAGTGGAGACTGACAGCGATGGTCCCTCACGCGACCCATCCGTCCTTCTGCCAGACTGGACGTCACCTTGGCAGACATCTGGCGCAGAGCTTCTGGAGCCAGTCATCGCCTCAG ATGTTGTGAGGACCTCAAGCTTTAGAGAGAACATGCCCTCAACTGGGCCCTCCCTATCATCCCTCCAGTATGCTATGACAACAGTAACCATGGCAACTCATCAGCTTCCACACAAATCCAGATTTGGGTTGGAGGAGATGGAGTCTGAGG AGGAGGCAGacgaggatgaggatgatgagaaCTCTGAGGAATCATTGGAGGAAGAGAGTGAGGAAGACCTAACAGGAGCACCTAAAACATGCTCAACACAGCCAACGTATAGTCTAATCCCTCCACCTCCTGTCTGGGTTCAACGCAACCAGGGACTGA TGCGTAGCTGGGTAGAGCTGATCAGAGAAAAG GCTGGCTATGTGTCTGGGATGTTGGCCCCTGTAGGTATCGGCATCACAGGGGCCCTGCTGATTGTTGGCGCCCTCTACAGCATCAGGATGCTTCATCGCAAAAGGAGAAACAGCTTCAAACACCAGAGAAGGAAAGTCAGACAGCCGGAG CAACCTCGTGAGCCCGGCACCAGCCGCCAAGATCAAGCCATGCTCCTGGCTGACAGCTCAGAGGATGAATTCTGA
- the LOC121633731 gene encoding uncharacterized protein LOC121633731 isoform X1 codes for MPMSWMLRHLFLAWTCLYVCGAPVLLPNFNRTQDSSVTTPGSTHNTDIESVPPDKEHVIGFLVNVGAGGGTGPHGGPEGTDSVTHTENEDSLDGRYGLNESGGEAWSQRSKVKKTESTSEMRDPENEDISVDYEPLSPTGGKEQLDVDMSTSKWTAERLLASTTSPLQLDASYNQNSRPSEMDRTKSQIFYSIQDEIQEKSLQSSTEPPNPYTSLWTQKLTSDSAIPPFMFLTSRTSTPLTIWGHNVATKSSLTDPVLPEIGPNSMPRDDGLESLWTEATKPAEADTAVPLSQDEATDATMSSEALPLIFEPFEDVTVDGAAAAHVPGSPQPPGAMVTRGLSLSEVDLDQLVTVETDSDGPSRDPSVLLPDWTSPWQTSGAELLEPVIASGPSVSQRQAETQKDVVRTSSFRENMPSTGPSLSSLQYAMTTVTMATHQLPHKSRFGLEEMESEEEADEDEDDENSEESLEEESEEDLTGAPKTCSTQPTYSLIPPPPVWVQRNQGLMRSWVELIREKAGYVSGMLAPVGIGITGALLIVGALYSIRMLHRKRRNSFKHQRRKVRQPEQPREPGTSRQDQAMLLADSSEDEF; via the exons ATGCCGATGTCCTGGATGCTCCGCCACCTCTTCCTGGCTTGGACCTGTCTCTATGTCTGTGGAGCTCCTGTTCTTCTGCCAAACTTCAATCGCACGCAAGACAGCTCAGTAACAACTCCTGGgtcaacacacaacacagacatAGAGTCTGTACCCCCAGATAAGGAGCATGTTATTGGCTTCTTAGTGAATGTAGGTGCAGGAGGAGGGACTGGCCCACATGGAGGACCTGAGGGGACAGATTCAGTGACGCACACAGAAAATGAGGACAGCCTTGATGGAAGATATGGACTGAACGAGTCGGGTGGAGAGGCATGGAGCCAAAGGAGCAAGGTTAAGAAGACTGAGAGCACGTCTGAGATGAGAGATCCAGAAAATGAGGACATATCAGTTGACTACGAGCCTTTAAGTCCTACAGGTGGAAAAGAACAGCTGGACGTTGATATGAGTACCTCTAAATGGACAGCAGAGAGATTACTGGCCTCCACTACATCACCACTACAGCTGGATGCATCATATAACCAAAACAGCAGACCAAGTGAAATGGACAGGACCAAATCACAGATTTTTTATTCCATCCAGGATGAAATCCAAGAAAAAAGCTTGCAATCTTCCACAGAGCCTCCAAATCCCTACACTTCCCTCTGGACCCAGAAACTGACCTCGGACAGTGCCATCCCTCCCTTTATGTTTCTCACCTCTCGGACCTCCACACCTTTGACAATTTGGGGCCACAATGTAGCCACTAAATCATCTCTTACAGATCCTGTTTTACCTGAAATTGGTCCAAACTCGATGCCTAGAGATGATGGCTTGGAAAGCCTTTGGACAGAAGCAACAAAGCCTGCTGAAG CAGACACAGCAGTCCCGCTGTCTCAAGACGAAGCTACAGACGCCACCATGTCATCAGAGGCTCTCCCTCTCATCTTTGAGCCTTTTGAGGATGTCACAGTAGACGGGGCAGCAGCCGCCCATGTGCCAGGCAGCCCTCAGCCTCCTGGTGCCATGGTGACTAGAGGGCTGTCTCTATCAGAGGTGGATCTTGACCAGCTGGTCACAGTGGAGACTGACAGCGATGGTCCCTCACGCGACCCATCCGTCCTTCTGCCAGACTGGACGTCACCTTGGCAGACATCTGGCGCAGAGCTTCTGGAGCCAGTCATCGCCTCAGGTCCGTCTGTTTCACAGCGGCAAGCCGAAACACAGAAAG ATGTTGTGAGGACCTCAAGCTTTAGAGAGAACATGCCCTCAACTGGGCCCTCCCTATCATCCCTCCAGTATGCTATGACAACAGTAACCATGGCAACTCATCAGCTTCCACACAAATCCAGATTTGGGTTGGAGGAGATGGAGTCTGAGG AGGAGGCAGacgaggatgaggatgatgagaaCTCTGAGGAATCATTGGAGGAAGAGAGTGAGGAAGACCTAACAGGAGCACCTAAAACATGCTCAACACAGCCAACGTATAGTCTAATCCCTCCACCTCCTGTCTGGGTTCAACGCAACCAGGGACTGA TGCGTAGCTGGGTAGAGCTGATCAGAGAAAAG GCTGGCTATGTGTCTGGGATGTTGGCCCCTGTAGGTATCGGCATCACAGGGGCCCTGCTGATTGTTGGCGCCCTCTACAGCATCAGGATGCTTCATCGCAAAAGGAGAAACAGCTTCAAACACCAGAGAAGGAAAGTCAGACAGCCGGAG CAACCTCGTGAGCCCGGCACCAGCCGCCAAGATCAAGCCATGCTCCTGGCTGACAGCTCAGAGGATGAATTCTGA
- the LOC121633731 gene encoding armadillo-like helical domain-containing protein 4 isoform X4 gives MPMSWMLRHLFLAWTCLYVCGAPVLLPNFNRTQDSSVTTPGSTHNTDIESVPPDKEHVIGFLVNVGAGGGTGPHGGPEGTDSVTHTENEDSLDGRYGLNESGGEAWSQRSKVKKTESTSEMRDPENEDISVDYEPLSPTGGKEQLDVDMSTSKWTAERLLASTTSPLQLDASYNQNSRPSEMDRTKSQIFYSIQDEIQEKSLQSSTEPPNPYTSLWTQKLTSDSAIPPFMFLTSRTSTPLTIWGHNVATKSSLTDPVLPEIGPNSMPRDDGLESLWTEATKPAEDVVRTSSFRENMPSTGPSLSSLQYAMTTVTMATHQLPHKSRFGLEEMESEEEADEDEDDENSEESLEEESEEDLTGAPKTCSTQPTYSLIPPPPVWVQRNQGLMRSWVELIREKAGYVSGMLAPVGIGITGALLIVGALYSIRMLHRKRRNSFKHQRRKVRQPEQPREPGTSRQDQAMLLADSSEDEF, from the exons ATGCCGATGTCCTGGATGCTCCGCCACCTCTTCCTGGCTTGGACCTGTCTCTATGTCTGTGGAGCTCCTGTTCTTCTGCCAAACTTCAATCGCACGCAAGACAGCTCAGTAACAACTCCTGGgtcaacacacaacacagacatAGAGTCTGTACCCCCAGATAAGGAGCATGTTATTGGCTTCTTAGTGAATGTAGGTGCAGGAGGAGGGACTGGCCCACATGGAGGACCTGAGGGGACAGATTCAGTGACGCACACAGAAAATGAGGACAGCCTTGATGGAAGATATGGACTGAACGAGTCGGGTGGAGAGGCATGGAGCCAAAGGAGCAAGGTTAAGAAGACTGAGAGCACGTCTGAGATGAGAGATCCAGAAAATGAGGACATATCAGTTGACTACGAGCCTTTAAGTCCTACAGGTGGAAAAGAACAGCTGGACGTTGATATGAGTACCTCTAAATGGACAGCAGAGAGATTACTGGCCTCCACTACATCACCACTACAGCTGGATGCATCATATAACCAAAACAGCAGACCAAGTGAAATGGACAGGACCAAATCACAGATTTTTTATTCCATCCAGGATGAAATCCAAGAAAAAAGCTTGCAATCTTCCACAGAGCCTCCAAATCCCTACACTTCCCTCTGGACCCAGAAACTGACCTCGGACAGTGCCATCCCTCCCTTTATGTTTCTCACCTCTCGGACCTCCACACCTTTGACAATTTGGGGCCACAATGTAGCCACTAAATCATCTCTTACAGATCCTGTTTTACCTGAAATTGGTCCAAACTCGATGCCTAGAGATGATGGCTTGGAAAGCCTTTGGACAGAAGCAACAAAGCCTGCTGAAG ATGTTGTGAGGACCTCAAGCTTTAGAGAGAACATGCCCTCAACTGGGCCCTCCCTATCATCCCTCCAGTATGCTATGACAACAGTAACCATGGCAACTCATCAGCTTCCACACAAATCCAGATTTGGGTTGGAGGAGATGGAGTCTGAGG AGGAGGCAGacgaggatgaggatgatgagaaCTCTGAGGAATCATTGGAGGAAGAGAGTGAGGAAGACCTAACAGGAGCACCTAAAACATGCTCAACACAGCCAACGTATAGTCTAATCCCTCCACCTCCTGTCTGGGTTCAACGCAACCAGGGACTGA TGCGTAGCTGGGTAGAGCTGATCAGAGAAAAG GCTGGCTATGTGTCTGGGATGTTGGCCCCTGTAGGTATCGGCATCACAGGGGCCCTGCTGATTGTTGGCGCCCTCTACAGCATCAGGATGCTTCATCGCAAAAGGAGAAACAGCTTCAAACACCAGAGAAGGAAAGTCAGACAGCCGGAG CAACCTCGTGAGCCCGGCACCAGCCGCCAAGATCAAGCCATGCTCCTGGCTGACAGCTCAGAGGATGAATTCTGA